One window of the Camelina sativa cultivar DH55 chromosome 1, Cs, whole genome shotgun sequence genome contains the following:
- the LOC104701969 gene encoding uncharacterized protein LOC104701969 isoform X2, which translates to MRRRNHRTKADETLNKTDPQQIGFNFTDPSSSQANSDLKRRRRVSFDDDVDHHRIPLNEAQAGRSIDADAKTSEFAFFKKLKSGFGHSSESSSYDSNKASNKVVKQNPRTFESRVKPGERAAAATDCEANDRSKSCNFSTPIHSATRRENYPGKSSSSLSKEKDTVPSGSNLRSASGGISDEKGDIFFVKRKKLHQWIKDTWFSEIPEITSNGHDLVSVLLTRLFPGAEETHPSRLSKERTDRVKRRTFVDAPGSKFLKRSHESYREVDRSLQMEDRLIPWQGWLENNITPRLQYQTGHVQSSFIPRDPEEIRFPILYPKESVYRPEEISFPILYPKESFYRPEEISFPILYPKESVYGPPLLKQKACLSFPVEENLDSSPISSLHFRNYKPVSMNYHREDSGYSSEDLSHEHRDPSSAFLLEWNTETASTRKTDDFPLSYNTRLIRYPNASSSSLNDNPWSSDYSPSHDLVTRELYPLPLLSHDTSGSFFLPTTKQSNHFEPELERNIIDDEDAVAANQNLQTSHFTDSSDCLARDYTYYRNLSNSPVDHCHFKVPGCEIASFPFSSVSNSNLLKASSPTPNDRFKSHDWIPFRF; encoded by the exons atttgaaACGCAGGAGAAGGGTGAGTTTCGACGACGATGTCGATCATCATCGGATCCCCTTAAACGAAGCTCAGGCCGGACGAT CGATTGATGCTGATGCAAAGACCTCTGAGTTTGCCTTCTTTAAGAAGTTAAAGTCTGGTTTTGGTCACTCCTCTGAATCATCATCTTATGACTCTAATAAAGCATCAAACAAGGTGGTCAAACAAAATCCGAGAACTTTCGAATCCAGAGTCAAACCAGGAG aaCGTGCAGCAGCAGCAACGGACTGTGAAGCTAATGATAGATCCAAGAGTTGTAACTTCTCCACACCCATTCATAGTGCTACTAGACGTG AAAACTATCCGGGgaaatcttcttcatcattgaGTAAAGAAAAGGACACAGTTCCAAGTGGTAGCAACCTGAGATCTGCAAGTGGAG GAATCAGTGATGAGAAAGGAGACATATTCTTtgtgaagagaaagaaactgcATCAGTGGATCAAAGATACATGGTTTTCTGAAATCCCTGAGATTACTTCAAACGG GCACGATTTAGTTTCTGTTCTCTTAACCCGGCTGTTCCCTGGTGCTGAGGAGACACAT cCCTCTAGGCTTTCCAAAGAGAGGACGGATAGAGTCAAAAGAAGAACGTTTGTTGATGCTCCTGGATCAAAGTTTCTCAAGAGGTCTCATGAAAGCTATAGAGAAGTTGACCGCAGTCTGCAAATGGAGGACAGATTGATCCCTTGGCAGGGATGGCTGGAAAATAACATTACCCCGAGGCTGCAGTATCAAACAGGTCATGTTCAGAGTAGTTTTATCCCAAGAGATCCCGAAGAGATTAGATTTCCCATCTTATATCCTAAGGAATCAGTTTATCGACCTGAAGAGATTAGCTTTCCCATCTTATATCCTAAGGAATCATTTTATCGACCTGAAGAGATTAGCTTTCCCATCTTATATCCTAAGGAATCAGTCTATGGACCTCCACTGTTGAAACAGAAGGCGTGCCTGTCATTTCCTGTTGAAGAAAATTTGGACTCTTCTCCCATATCTAGCCTCCATTTCAGAAACTACAAGCCTGTTTCAATGAATTACCACAGAGAAGATAGTGGATACAGCTCAGAGGACTTGTCACATGAACATAGAGACCCTTCATCTGCATTTCTTCTCGAGTGGAATACTGAAACCGCAAGCACCAGAAAGACAGATGATTTTCCACTTAGTTATAACACAAGACTCATCAGATATCCAAATGCATCATCCTCATCATTGAATGATAATCCATGGAGCTCTGACTATTCTCCATCCCATGATTTGGTTACAAGGGAGCTGTACCCTTTACCCCTGCTCTCTCATGACACTTCCGGCAGTTTCTTCTTACCAACAACGAAGCAATCCAACCATTTTGAGCCTGAACTCGAGAGGAATATTATTGATGACGAAGATGCGGTTGCTGCAAACCAGAATCTCCAGACATCTCATTTCACAGATAGCTCAGATTGTTTAGCCAGAGACTACACATACTATCGTAATCTTTCAAACTCTCCAGTGGATCATTGCCATTTTAAAGTCCCTGGATGTGAGATAGCATCCTTCCCATTTTCCAGCGTCAGCAATTCAAATTTGTTGAAAGCGTCAAGTCCTACACCGAATGATCGTTTTAAGTCTCATGATTGGATACCCTTTCGGTTTTAG
- the LOC104701969 gene encoding uncharacterized protein LOC104701969 isoform X1, which produces MRRRNHRTKADETLNKTDPQQIGFNFTDPSSSQANSDLKRRRRVSFDDDVDHHRIPLNEAQAGRSIDADAKTSEFAFFKKLKSGFGHSSESSSYDSNKASNKVVKQNPRTFESRVKPGERAAAATDCEANDRSKSCNFSTPIHSATRRGNSCGSAMLSGVNLTQRDDVIENYPGKSSSSLSKEKDTVPSGSNLRSASGGISDEKGDIFFVKRKKLHQWIKDTWFSEIPEITSNGHDLVSVLLTRLFPGAEETHPSRLSKERTDRVKRRTFVDAPGSKFLKRSHESYREVDRSLQMEDRLIPWQGWLENNITPRLQYQTGHVQSSFIPRDPEEIRFPILYPKESVYRPEEISFPILYPKESFYRPEEISFPILYPKESVYGPPLLKQKACLSFPVEENLDSSPISSLHFRNYKPVSMNYHREDSGYSSEDLSHEHRDPSSAFLLEWNTETASTRKTDDFPLSYNTRLIRYPNASSSSLNDNPWSSDYSPSHDLVTRELYPLPLLSHDTSGSFFLPTTKQSNHFEPELERNIIDDEDAVAANQNLQTSHFTDSSDCLARDYTYYRNLSNSPVDHCHFKVPGCEIASFPFSSVSNSNLLKASSPTPNDRFKSHDWIPFRF; this is translated from the exons atttgaaACGCAGGAGAAGGGTGAGTTTCGACGACGATGTCGATCATCATCGGATCCCCTTAAACGAAGCTCAGGCCGGACGAT CGATTGATGCTGATGCAAAGACCTCTGAGTTTGCCTTCTTTAAGAAGTTAAAGTCTGGTTTTGGTCACTCCTCTGAATCATCATCTTATGACTCTAATAAAGCATCAAACAAGGTGGTCAAACAAAATCCGAGAACTTTCGAATCCAGAGTCAAACCAGGAG aaCGTGCAGCAGCAGCAACGGACTGTGAAGCTAATGATAGATCCAAGAGTTGTAACTTCTCCACACCCATTCATAGTGCTACTAGACGTGGTAATTCATGTGGCTCTGCTATGTTATCTGGTGTCAATTTGACTCAAAGGGATGATGTTATAG AAAACTATCCGGGgaaatcttcttcatcattgaGTAAAGAAAAGGACACAGTTCCAAGTGGTAGCAACCTGAGATCTGCAAGTGGAG GAATCAGTGATGAGAAAGGAGACATATTCTTtgtgaagagaaagaaactgcATCAGTGGATCAAAGATACATGGTTTTCTGAAATCCCTGAGATTACTTCAAACGG GCACGATTTAGTTTCTGTTCTCTTAACCCGGCTGTTCCCTGGTGCTGAGGAGACACAT cCCTCTAGGCTTTCCAAAGAGAGGACGGATAGAGTCAAAAGAAGAACGTTTGTTGATGCTCCTGGATCAAAGTTTCTCAAGAGGTCTCATGAAAGCTATAGAGAAGTTGACCGCAGTCTGCAAATGGAGGACAGATTGATCCCTTGGCAGGGATGGCTGGAAAATAACATTACCCCGAGGCTGCAGTATCAAACAGGTCATGTTCAGAGTAGTTTTATCCCAAGAGATCCCGAAGAGATTAGATTTCCCATCTTATATCCTAAGGAATCAGTTTATCGACCTGAAGAGATTAGCTTTCCCATCTTATATCCTAAGGAATCATTTTATCGACCTGAAGAGATTAGCTTTCCCATCTTATATCCTAAGGAATCAGTCTATGGACCTCCACTGTTGAAACAGAAGGCGTGCCTGTCATTTCCTGTTGAAGAAAATTTGGACTCTTCTCCCATATCTAGCCTCCATTTCAGAAACTACAAGCCTGTTTCAATGAATTACCACAGAGAAGATAGTGGATACAGCTCAGAGGACTTGTCACATGAACATAGAGACCCTTCATCTGCATTTCTTCTCGAGTGGAATACTGAAACCGCAAGCACCAGAAAGACAGATGATTTTCCACTTAGTTATAACACAAGACTCATCAGATATCCAAATGCATCATCCTCATCATTGAATGATAATCCATGGAGCTCTGACTATTCTCCATCCCATGATTTGGTTACAAGGGAGCTGTACCCTTTACCCCTGCTCTCTCATGACACTTCCGGCAGTTTCTTCTTACCAACAACGAAGCAATCCAACCATTTTGAGCCTGAACTCGAGAGGAATATTATTGATGACGAAGATGCGGTTGCTGCAAACCAGAATCTCCAGACATCTCATTTCACAGATAGCTCAGATTGTTTAGCCAGAGACTACACATACTATCGTAATCTTTCAAACTCTCCAGTGGATCATTGCCATTTTAAAGTCCCTGGATGTGAGATAGCATCCTTCCCATTTTCCAGCGTCAGCAATTCAAATTTGTTGAAAGCGTCAAGTCCTACACCGAATGATCGTTTTAAGTCTCATGATTGGATACCCTTTCGGTTTTAG